A window of Chryseobacterium sp. IHB B 17019 genomic DNA:
TTATATCTTATCATTTCTTTACTTGTAAGAGTAGTTTTCTTTTTTCACCCCATTACAACAGTAAGTTTTGGTTTTTTTGAAATATTGAAGATTCTGATAATCGGTGCAATCAATGATTCTTTTGTTTTTATCTTGACATGCCCTTTTCTGGCCCTTTATTTTTTATTTTTATCTGACTCAAAATACCAGAAGCCGTATGGACAAATCATTCTGGGCGCATTGGTACTTTTCTTTTTGTATATACTCCTCATCCCGAATAATATATTTAAACAATATGGAGGCTCGGTTGCAGAAATTGCACTGGCTTTTATCGGTGTAAAAATAATTTTCTTTGCACTAATGTTTTTTCTCCCGGAAAGACGCCTTAAAATCAGGAATACGCTTTATTTTATCACCCTTTTCTTGTATATCTTGTTAATTGTTTTCAATGCGGTAAGTGAATATTTCTTTTATAATGAATTTGGTTTAAGATATAATTTTATTGCGGTAGATTATCTCATTTATACCAACGAGGTGATTGGAAATATCATGGAAAGTTACCCTGTAGTTCCTTTATTTCTGGCAATTTTTACCATAACCGCACTGATCTCTGTTTTCATTTATAGAAAAACAAAAATGGAGCTTTTAGATTTTCCGAATATTAAACAAAAACTGATGTTGTTGGGAGCTTTTTTTGTTTTAATAGGTATTAGCTTATTTGGTCTCAGCCTTACTACGAAAATCAAAGGGAACAGTGTTTTTGAAGGAGAAATCCAGGCGAATGGGTTACCTAAATTTTATTGGGCATTTACTCACAACGAACTGGATTATTTCCAATTTTACCCCACAATTAATCAAAAAACGGCCGAAAATAATTTTCTCAATCAATATCCGGAACCTGTTCTAAAAAGAAATATCACTTCAGATCAGCCGGAATTAAAGAAAAATGTTGTTTTAATTTCTATTGAAAGCTTATCCGCAGATTTCATGGAACATTATGGAAATACACAAAAAATCACTCCTTTTCTGGATAGTTTGGCAGACCATTCTCTGATGTTCACCAATCTTTATGCAACGGGAAACAGAACCGTTCGCGGCCTGGAAGCATTGACACTCTGCATCCCACCCACTGCAGGAGAAAGCATCATCAAGAGAGAAAATAATAAAAACAAATTCACCACCGGAAGTGTTTTCAAATCAAAAGGTTATGATGTAAAATTTTTATACGGCGGATACAGTTATTTCGACAATATGCGGGATTTCTTTGCTGGAAACGGCTACGGAATTGTTGATCGTGACAATTTTAAGCCGGAAGAAATTACTTTCGCAAACGTCTGGGGTGTTGCTGATGAAGATATGGCAAAAAAGGCCATCCAAACCATGAACGCCGAAGCAAAATCCGGAAAACCTTTCTTCAATCACTGGATGACGGTTTCCAATCACAGGCCTTTTACTTATCCTGACGGAAAAATTGACATTCCAGGAGATGTAAAATCCCGTGAAGGAGGGGTAAAATATACCGATTATTCTCTTCGTAAGTTCTTTGAAATGGCAAAAAAACAAGATTGGTACAAAAACACCGTTTTCGTGGTCATCGCAGATCATTGTGCTTCAAGTGCCGGAGATACGGAACTTCCGATGGATAAATACAAAATTCCGGCAATGATTTTCTCCGAAGGTTTCATCCAGCCTCAGAAATTCACACAAACCATGTCACAGATTGATGTGATGCCTACCCTTTTCGGACTGTTGAATTTTAATTATCAATCTAAATTTTTGGGTCAGGATATTTTTAAAAAGGGTTTCCAGCCCAAAGCTTACATTGCAACTTATCAGGATTTAGGATTTGTGAAGGACAATTATTTGACTATAATTTCTCCTTTGAGAAAAGTAAAACAATATGCTTTAACGCAACAAAAAAATAAGTTGTCTCCGGAGTTTAATATTTATTATGACGAAAAGCAATTGAAAACTCCAGATCAGAATAAAAAACTTATTGAAGAAACAATTTCTGCATATCAATCTACATCATACTGGCTGGAAAAAAATCAGCTTAACCGTTAATTAAATGATAAAATATTTTCTGCTTTCATAGAATGTATTCATTAAATTTCTAAATTTACATACAAATAAATACAAACTATGAAATGGACTAACGACAGAGGTGGTAATGTGGAAGACAGACGTGGACTTGGCGGCGGTGCCGTTGTAGGAGGCGGACTGGGAACGCTCATTATCGCTGCAATTATATTTTTCCTGGGTGGTGATCCTTCTTCGGTTCTCTCTTCCGGTGCCGGATCGAGTTCTGCAGGTACCGAACAAAGAGAATTAACCGCCGAAGATAAAAAAGTCGGGGAAATGGTTGACATGATGGGAAAATGGAACATTATTACATGGGATCAGGTATTTAAAGAAAACGGTATGACTTATACTCCCCCAAAAATTATCCTTTTTGAAAATACTACACAATCCGGTTGTGGAACAGCTCAATCAGCAAT
This region includes:
- a CDS encoding LTA synthase family protein; amino-acid sequence: MISSKMKPFLYLGALYLIISLLVRVVFFFHPITTVSFGFFEILKILIIGAINDSFVFILTCPFLALYFLFLSDSKYQKPYGQIILGALVLFFLYILLIPNNIFKQYGGSVAEIALAFIGVKIIFFALMFFLPERRLKIRNTLYFITLFLYILLIVFNAVSEYFFYNEFGLRYNFIAVDYLIYTNEVIGNIMESYPVVPLFLAIFTITALISVFIYRKTKMELLDFPNIKQKLMLLGAFFVLIGISLFGLSLTTKIKGNSVFEGEIQANGLPKFYWAFTHNELDYFQFYPTINQKTAENNFLNQYPEPVLKRNITSDQPELKKNVVLISIESLSADFMEHYGNTQKITPFLDSLADHSLMFTNLYATGNRTVRGLEALTLCIPPTAGESIIKRENNKNKFTTGSVFKSKGYDVKFLYGGYSYFDNMRDFFAGNGYGIVDRDNFKPEEITFANVWGVADEDMAKKAIQTMNAEAKSGKPFFNHWMTVSNHRPFTYPDGKIDIPGDVKSREGGVKYTDYSLRKFFEMAKKQDWYKNTVFVVIADHCASSAGDTELPMDKYKIPAMIFSEGFIQPQKFTQTMSQIDVMPTLFGLLNFNYQSKFLGQDIFKKGFQPKAYIATYQDLGFVKDNYLTIISPLRKVKQYALTQQKNKLSPEFNIYYDEKQLKTPDQNKKLIEETISAYQSTSYWLEKNQLNR